Proteins co-encoded in one Arachis hypogaea cultivar Tifrunner chromosome 13, arahy.Tifrunner.gnm2.J5K5, whole genome shotgun sequence genomic window:
- the LOC112791849 gene encoding formin-like protein 4, producing MALNFMLLQPRILLLLTLLVFSVCFLLPKCHSQTTSPQNIETFYPNETSAPPPAATQRPEAPKEPQTSLQPPVAAPRRSSNSSSSGKVAKAVAATAATTIVVCGFLFFLVHMCLKARKREEVTTNNNAPAVAPQGNAFEKIEGNVKGLIVDEDGLDVIYWRKLEGKRSKKDLHKEILRNKEEEEENNVKKSKSIQETPLLRGKSSTSHMNIVPEVDEPYQMTRIPSQNQSFIPPPPPPPIPARKSPSKKTPPTPTEMVVTSTSKRMNSLGKGAVESGTENVKLKPLHWDKVNTNADHSMVWDNVDRGSFRVDQDLMVALFGYVAANRRSPKGKNPSNDKAAGSTRIFLLDSRKSQNIAIVVKSLAISRDEIIDAMIDGRGLNADSLEKLVRIAPTQEEQSLIIEYKGDPAILASAESFLFHILKSVPSAFKRLNAMLFRLNYSSEILEIKESLQVLELGCKELRSQRIFVKLLEAVLKAGNRMNAGTARGNAQAFDLASLRKLSDVKSTDGKTTLLHFVVEEVVRSEGKRIALNSREINEKNAGSDEQREREYITLGLPIVGGISSEFSNVKKAAVIDYNTLVASISAVSTRIIEIQELVSQCGNGEGGYFAKEMDNFVQNSKEELKFVREEQAKVMQAIKRTREYYQGGASRESAEQSLQLFVIVKDFMGMVDQACIEIARNMQKRKTHKAASYG from the exons ATGGCTTTGAATTTCATGCTTCTTCAACCAAGGATTCTTCTTCTACTGACCCTTCTTgtgttttctgtttgttttttATTACCAAAATGCCATTCTCAAACCACTTCACCTCAAAACATTGAAACTTTCTATCCTAATGAAACTTCAGCTCCACCACCGGCGGCCACGCAGAGGCCTGAGGCTCCGAAAGAGCCTCAAACCTCGCTGCAGCCGCCGGTGGCTGCACCTAGAAGAAGTAGTAATTCATCATCAAGTGGTAAGGTGGCTAAAGCTGTAGCTGCAACTGCTGCAACCACCATAGTTGTTTGtggttttctcttctttttagtcCACATGTGCttaaaggcaagaaagagagaggAGGTAACAACCAATAACAATGCTCCGGCGGTGGCGCCTCAAGGGAACGCGTTCGAGAAAATCGAAGGGAATGTGAAGGGACTAATCGTTGATGAGGATGGTTTGGATGTGATTTATTGGAGAAAGCTTGAAGGGAAAAGATCCAAGAAGGATCTTCATAAGGAGATTctcagaaacaaagaagaagaagaagaaaataatgtCAAGAAATCTAAATCCATTCAAGAAACCCCTCTTCTCAGAGGAAAATCTTCAACCTCACACATGAACATAGTTCCAGAAGTGGATGAGCCATATCAGATGACAAGAATTCCCTCTCAAAATCAATCATTcatccctcctcctcctcctcctccaattCCAGCAAGAAAATCACCATCAAAGAAAACACCACCTACTCCTACTGAAATGGTAGTTACCTCCACCAGCAAGAGGATGAACTCTTTGGGAAAAGGTGCAGTGGAATCAGGCACTGAGAATGTGAAGCTGAAGCCTTTGCATTGGGATAAGGTGAATACTAATGCTGATCACTCCATGGTTTGGGACAATGTTGATCGCGGTTCATTCAG GGTTGATCAAGATCTTATGGTGGCTCTCTTCGGCTATGTTGCAGCAAACCGGAGATCTCCTAAGGGAAAGAATCCGAGCAACGATAAGGCAGCAGGGTCGACGAGAATTTTCCTTCTAGACTCAAGAAAATCACAGAACATTGCTATTGTTGTGAAATCTCTGGCAATCTCGCGAGACGAAATCATTGATGCAATGATTGATGGTAGAGGGCTTAATGCAGATAGCCTTGAGAAGCTTGTTAGAATTGCTCCAACACAGGAGGAGCAATCTCTTATCATAGAATACAAAGGAGACCCTGCAATTCTTGCTTCAGCTGAATCATTCCTCTTTCACATCCTTAAATCCGTTCCTTCGGCCTTTAAGCGCTTGAATGCCATGCTGTTCAGGTTGAACTACAGTTCTGAGATTCTAGAAATCAAGGAGTCTCTGCAGGTTCTTGAACTGGGGTGTAAAGAGCTTAGGAGCCAGAGAATCTTTGTGAAGCTTCTAGAAGCAGTGCTTAAGGCCGGAAATCGCATGAATGCAGGGACAGCCAGAGGTAATGCTCAAGCTTTCGATTTGGCTTCTCTGAGGAAACTCTCTGATGTCAAAAGCACAGATGGAAAAACCACATTGCTtcattttgtggtggaagaaGTAGTCCGGTCCGAAGGCAAACGCATTGCTCTTAACAGCCGCGAAATCAATGAGAAGAATGCAGGTTCAgatgaacaaagagaaagggAATACATAACATTAGGATTACCAATTGTAGGAGGGATTAGTTCTGAGTTTTCTAATGTCAAGAAAGCAGCAGTTATAGACTACAACACATTAGTTGCTTCAATCTCTGCTGTCTCCACGCGAATCATCGAAATTCAAGAACTAGTTTCCCAATGTGGGAATGGGGAAGGAGGCTATTTTGCCAAAGAGATGGATAATTTTGTTCAGAACTCTAAGGAGGAATTGAAATTTGTGAGGGAGGAGCAAGCAAAGGTAATGCAGGCTATCAAGAGAACAAGAGAATACTATCAAGGAGGAGCTTCAAGAGAGAGTGCAGAACAAAGTCTtcaattgtttgtgattgtgaaGGATTTCATGGGGATGGTAGATCAAGCTTGCATCGAGATTGCGCGAAATATGCAGAAGAGGAAGACACACAAGGCAGCTTCTTATGGCTAG
- the LOC112791848 gene encoding uncharacterized protein, translating into MSSNPSTLHFPQFPVRHNHFSVVIKGNKTQIIVMSYEDHFQVIATQIGTMGTILHARKEGVSINPTFNVSVIFGKRDEPMLAACARQLIEKISLSGSSKPLVLSLGLKDHSKETLKGIISAVIDNGLW; encoded by the exons ATGAGTTCAAACCCCAGCACTTTGCATTTCCCACAGTTTCCTGTACGCCACAATCATTTTTCTGTTGTAATCAAG GGAAACAAAACACAGATTATTGTTATGAGTTATGAAGATCATTTTCAG GTTATAGCAACTCAAATAGGAACCATGGGGACAATACTGCATGCTAG GAAGGAAGGTGTGTCGATTAATCCAACGTTCAATGTTTCTGTTATATTTGGCAAACGGGATGAG CCAATGTTGGCTGCGTGTGCCCGTCAACTGATTGAGAAGATAAG TCTCTCTGGCTCCTCTAAGCCACTGGTGCTCTCGCTTGGTCTTAAAGACCATTCTAAG GAAACACTGAAAGGCATAATTTCAGCTGTGATCGACAATGGCCTGTGGTGA
- the LOC112791847 gene encoding two-component response regulator ARR17 has product MDCDGVVSGVRMGEASEEVHVLAVDDSLVDRKVIERLLKILACKVTAVDSGLRALEYLGLDQHKIPSQSNGFVEGLKVDLIITDYCMPGMTGYDLLKKIKESSTFREIPVVIMSSENILPRIDRCLEEGAEDFIVKPVKLSDVKRLKDYGVGGRINKRKLPDTTEPDLSSTPPSDSSSLLSSSPSISPSPPSIVDSPIRRLKMTTATHD; this is encoded by the exons ATGGATTGTGACGGCGTCGTTTCAGGGGTGAGAATGGGAGAGGCTTCCGAAGAGGTTCACGTGTTGGCCGTTGATGACAGCCTCGTCGATCGCAAGGTCATTGAGCGCTTGCTCAAAATCCTAGCTTGTAaag TGACTGCTGTGGATAGTGGACTGAGAGCACTGGAGTATCTTGGACTTGATCAACACAAAATTCCCTCTCAATCTAACGGTTTTGTT gagggTTTGAAGGTGGATCTAATTATCACGGACTACTGCATGCCCGGGATGACCGGTTACGACCTCCTCAAGAAAATCAAG GAATCTTCCACGTTCAGAGAAATTCCAGTTGTGATTATGTCCTCTGAAAATATCTTGCCGCGCATAGACAG GTGTTTGGAGGAAGGTGCAGAGGATTTCATAGTAAAGCCGGTGAAGTTATCTGACGTGAAGCGTTTGAAGGATTACGGCGTTGGTGGTAGGATCAACAAGAGGAAGCTACCAGATACTACTGAACCTGATCTCTCTTCGACACCACCGTCGGATTCCTCATCGCTACTTTCATCATCACCCTCTATTTCTCCATCTCCGCCGTCCATCGTTGATTCCCCAATCAGACGGCTCAAAATGACCACCGCCACCCATGATTGA